Genomic window (Roseivirga sp. 4D4):
CTTTGTGATTTCTGCTTTTTTCGATTTATTTGTTATACAAATATTTATTAAATAAAAAGACAATGAATAAATCCATTGGTTCACTAGAAGAAATAATACTTCTAATTGTCATTGTGCTCAATGATAGTGCTTATGCGGTGTCCATCTCAGAGGAGTATTCCAAGCAATTCAACAAAACGATATCAATCCCTGCCATTCACACAGTATTAAGGAGGCTTGAAGAGAAAGGACTTATTAAGTCAAGGGTTGGTGGTTCCACTAACCTTCGAGGTGGGCGCAGCAAACGGATTTATTCAATTACCAATGTGGGCTATCAGCTCGCCAGAGATTTGAACAAGCAGAGAGAAACACTTTGGAGCATGGCACCAAAATTATCTTTTGAATAATGAAAAAGCGCAACTCCCCTCCAAAATGGGCGGACAAGTTTCTAGAATGGTATTGTGACAAATCTCTGGTCAACGAGATTCAGGGT
Coding sequences:
- a CDS encoding PadR family transcriptional regulator — translated: MNKSIGSLEEIILLIVIVLNDSAYAVSISEEYSKQFNKTISIPAIHTVLRRLEEKGLIKSRVGGSTNLRGGRSKRIYSITNVGYQLARDLNKQRETLWSMAPKLSFE